One segment of Urocitellus parryii isolate mUroPar1 chromosome 5, mUroPar1.hap1, whole genome shotgun sequence DNA contains the following:
- the Dusp6 gene encoding dual specificity protein phosphatase 6, giving the protein MIDTLRPVPFASEMAISKTVAWLNEQLELGNERLLLMDCRPQELYESSHIESAINVAIPGIMLRRLQKGNLPVRALFTRGEDRDRFTRRCGTDTVVLYDENSSDWNENTGGESVLGLLLKKLKDEGCRAFYLEGGFSKFQAEFALHCETNLDGSCSSSSPPLPVLGLGGLRISSDSSSDIESDLDRDPNSATDSDGSPLSNSQPSFPVEILPFLYLGCAKDSTNLDVLEEFGIKYILNVTPNLPNLFENAGEFKYKQIPISDHWSQNLSQFFPEAISFIDEARGKNCGVLVHCLAGISRSVTVTVAYLMQKLNLSMNDAYDIVKMKKSNISPNFNFMGQLLDFERTLGLSSPCDNRVPAQQLYFTTPSNQNVYQVDSLQST; this is encoded by the exons ATGATAGATACGCTCAGACCCGTGCCCTTCGCGTCGGAAATGGCGATCAGCAAGACAGTAGCGTGGCTCAACGAGCAGCTGGAACTGGGGAACGAGCGGCTGCTGCTGATGGACTGCCGGCCGCAGGAGCTGTACGAATCGTCTCACATCGAGTCGGCCATCAACGTGGCCATCCCGGGCATCATGCTGCGGCGCCTGCAGAAGGGCAACCTGCCGGTGCGCGCGCTCTTCACGCGCGGCGAGGACCGGGACCGCTTTACCAGGCGGTGTGGCACCGACACGGTGGTGCTCTACGACGAGAATAGCAGCGATTGGAACGAGAATACGGGCGGCGAGTCTGTGCTCGGGCTGCTGCTCAAGAAGCTCAAGGACGAGGGCTGCCGGGCGTTCTACCTGGAAG GTGGCTTCAGTAAGTTCCAAGCCGAGTTCGCCCTGCACTGCGAGACCAATCTAGACGGCTCGTGTAGCAGCAGCTCGCCGCCGTTGCCAGTGCTGGGGCTTGGGGGCCTGCGGATCAGCTCCGACTCTTCCTCGGACATTGAATCTGACCTGGACCGAGACCCCAATAGTGCAACGGACTCGGATGGCAGCCCGCTGTCCAACAGCCAGCCTTCCTTCCCTGTGGAGATCTTGCCCTTTCTTTACTTGGGCTGTGCCAAGGACTCTACCAACTTGGACGTGTTAGAGGAGTTCGGCATCAAGTACATCTTGAATGTCACCCCCAATTTGCCCAATCTCTTCGAGAACGCAGGAGAGTTCAAATACAAGCAAATCCCCATCTCGGATCACTGGAGCCAAAACTTGTCCCAGTTTTTCCCCGAGGCCATTTCTTTCATAG ATGAAGCCCGGGGCAAAAACTGTGGCGTCTTGGTGCATTGCTTAGCTGGCATTAGCCGCTCAGTCACTGTGACTGTGGCTTACCTTATGCAGAAGCTCAATCTGTCCATGAATGATGCTTATGACATTGTCAAGATGAAGAAATCCAACATCTCTCCTAATTTCAACTTCATGGGTCAGTTACTAGACTTCGAGAGGACGCTGGGACTCAGCAGCCCCTGTGACAACCGGGTTCCAGCACAACAGCTCTATTTTACCACCCCCTCCAACCAGAATGTCTACCAAGTAGATTCCCTGCAATCCACGTGA